From one Marinitoga hydrogenitolerans DSM 16785 genomic stretch:
- a CDS encoding SIS domain-containing protein produces the protein MIGKKTIKEINRIPELLKEAKNYKITYNKNKKYTFIGCGSSYNLGLITTKMLKIYGYHSNVLSGGEVIVFDTIPETDVAIFLSRTGESTETVKAVDNFKKRNINTIGITCTPDSSLTKICDETFVFDFANEESVVMTGSFVFILNFLLNGIKYTDLSEDSKKLLLEIKNYVDSIDLFKYNHFVFLGFNEQYGVSKEGTLKIQEMAIQNVEFHEPLEYRHGPKSTLTNHSLIIVNSKDTEEELKLAEELKTMGAKVIFIGKNGDIIIPYNNGFESPLKMIIPQYLGYKKALIEDYNPDQPRNLSKSVILD, from the coding sequence ATGATCGGGAAAAAAACAATAAAAGAAATAAATAGAATACCTGAATTGTTAAAAGAAGCAAAGAATTATAAAATAACATATAATAAAAACAAAAAATACACCTTTATTGGCTGTGGCTCTTCATATAACCTTGGATTAATAACCACTAAAATGCTGAAAATATATGGTTATCATTCAAATGTACTTTCAGGAGGTGAAGTAATAGTTTTTGACACAATTCCTGAAACAGATGTTGCCATATTCTTATCAAGAACAGGTGAATCTACAGAAACAGTAAAAGCTGTTGATAATTTTAAAAAAAGAAACATTAATACCATCGGTATAACCTGTACTCCTGATTCTTCTTTAACTAAAATATGTGATGAAACATTTGTTTTTGACTTCGCTAATGAAGAAAGTGTGGTAATGACAGGCTCTTTTGTTTTCATACTCAACTTTTTATTAAATGGTATTAAATATACTGATCTATCAGAAGATTCTAAAAAACTCCTGTTAGAAATTAAAAATTATGTAGATTCAATTGATTTATTTAAATATAATCATTTTGTATTTCTTGGCTTTAATGAACAATATGGTGTTTCAAAAGAAGGAACATTAAAAATACAAGAAATGGCTATACAAAATGTTGAATTCCATGAACCTTTAGAATACAGACATGGACCAAAATCTACTTTAACCAATCATTCACTTATAATAGTTAATTCAAAGGATACAGAAGAGGAATTAAAACTTGCGGAAGAATTAAAAACTATGGGTGCTAAAGTAATATTTATAGGTAAAAATGGTGATATAATTATTCCATATAATAATGGATTTGAATCCCCATTAAAAATGATAATTCCGCAATATCTCGGTTATAAAAAAGCTTTAATTGAAGATTATAATCCTGATCAGCCAAGAAATTTAAGTAAATCTGTGATATTGGATTAA